From a region of the candidate division TA06 bacterium genome:
- a CDS encoding DNA translocase FtsK 4TM domain-containing protein, whose translation MKSEEKEKKSAPEFSRGQEIFGVTVIIAGLFLLVSLVSFSGHDSHLWSQEWPRRNWGGPLGDLAAFGLIGLLGYAALLLPFYVLVWGWFFVRHKKLYRLLWNSLLSLTFISFALAMIARLNISYYTGDLPAGVGLAEPSGAGKWGMLLASFIVELFGPVGFWLVLAGIFIILLLIGTKINFQRWLTLATAPVKTGLQRAKPKPREITFKKKPAATDKPGKQTQPPLDQSEPAPSSEKTKPELEPSKSEKKSKAKPPVREDTVSEEYQQKFLSILYDDRGQAKTDEEDKSSILLEKLKEFGIEGAITDRYSGPVITRYEFKPAPGVKVNQIANLSDDLALAMQATRIRIIAPIPGKGVVGIEIPNQHRQMVMLKEMLASDNYKSQEGCLAFALGKTITGDSFSADLTNMPHLLIAGATGSGKSVCLNAVITSLLYRATPEELHFIMIDPKRIELSIYRGIPHLQFQYRVQVREGEEPITRTVEGVVTDSDETLQIFRMAVSEMDARYKMLAKEACRNIEEYNHKFERQMSYLVIVIDELADLMLSREASEIENRIAKLAQLSRAVGIHLILATQRPSVDVITGVIKANFPSRLAFQVASRTDSRTILDANGAESLLGRGDMLYMPPGKAEPERLHGAFISTKETNQIVDFVKSWYGVAEGQADNKESSAVPEQENGYSMEVDLPPEEGASQDGQDELFAEARSLVIRHQQGSVSLLQRRLKIGYSRAARLIDQLEAAEVVGSFDGSKARQVLIKNEEDSE comes from the coding sequence ATGAAATCCGAAGAAAAAGAAAAAAAATCTGCCCCGGAATTCAGCCGGGGACAGGAGATATTCGGGGTAACCGTCATCATCGCCGGGCTTTTTCTGTTAGTCAGCCTGGTTTCTTTTTCCGGTCACGACAGCCATCTTTGGTCCCAGGAATGGCCCCGCCGGAACTGGGGCGGCCCGCTGGGCGACCTGGCGGCCTTCGGACTGATCGGCCTGCTGGGCTATGCCGCGCTGTTGCTGCCGTTCTATGTGCTGGTCTGGGGCTGGTTTTTTGTCCGGCATAAAAAACTTTACCGCCTTCTTTGGAACAGCCTGCTGAGCCTGACCTTCATCAGCTTTGCGCTGGCCATGATAGCCCGGTTGAACATCTCCTATTACACCGGGGACCTGCCTGCGGGTGTAGGCCTGGCTGAACCAAGCGGAGCCGGGAAATGGGGGATGCTGCTGGCGTCCTTCATCGTCGAGCTTTTCGGGCCGGTGGGTTTCTGGTTAGTGCTGGCCGGAATATTCATCATACTGCTGCTGATAGGAACCAAGATCAATTTCCAGCGCTGGCTTACTCTGGCTACAGCCCCGGTGAAAACCGGTCTACAGCGGGCCAAACCTAAGCCCCGGGAAATCACCTTTAAAAAGAAACCGGCCGCAACCGACAAACCGGGAAAGCAGACTCAGCCTCCGCTTGACCAATCGGAACCTGCCCCATCGTCCGAAAAAACAAAACCTGAGTTAGAGCCATCCAAATCAGAGAAAAAATCCAAAGCCAAGCCACCGGTCCGGGAGGACACAGTTTCAGAGGAGTATCAGCAAAAGTTCCTGTCCATACTATACGACGACCGGGGTCAGGCCAAAACAGATGAGGAGGACAAGTCCTCCATTCTGCTGGAGAAGCTGAAGGAGTTCGGGATCGAGGGCGCGATCACCGACCGCTATTCCGGCCCGGTGATCACCCGTTACGAGTTCAAGCCGGCTCCGGGGGTCAAGGTCAACCAGATCGCCAACCTTTCCGATGACCTGGCCTTGGCCATGCAGGCCACCCGCATCCGGATCATCGCCCCCATTCCCGGTAAGGGAGTGGTGGGGATCGAGATCCCCAACCAGCACCGCCAGATGGTGATGCTGAAGGAGATGCTGGCCTCCGATAACTACAAATCCCAGGAAGGATGCCTGGCCTTCGCCCTGGGAAAGACCATTACCGGAGATTCCTTCTCGGCCGATCTGACCAACATGCCCCACCTGCTGATAGCCGGGGCCACCGGCAGCGGCAAGAGCGTCTGCCTGAACGCCGTCATCACCAGCCTGCTGTACCGGGCCACGCCAGAGGAGCTGCATTTCATCATGATCGATCCCAAGCGGATTGAGCTTTCCATCTACCGGGGCATTCCCCACCTCCAGTTCCAGTACCGGGTGCAGGTCAGGGAGGGGGAGGAGCCAATAACCCGGACGGTGGAGGGCGTGGTCACCGATTCCGATGAGACCCTGCAGATCTTCCGGATGGCGGTCTCGGAGATGGACGCCCGCTACAAGATGCTGGCCAAGGAAGCCTGCCGCAATATCGAGGAATACAATCATAAGTTCGAACGCCAGATGTCGTACCTGGTAATCGTGATCGACGAACTGGCCGACCTGATGCTTTCCCGCGAGGCTTCAGAGATAGAGAACCGGATCGCCAAGCTGGCCCAGCTGTCGCGGGCGGTCGGGATCCACCTAATCCTGGCCACCCAGCGGCCCTCGGTGGACGTGATCACCGGGGTGATCAAGGCCAATTTCCCATCGCGCCTCGCCTTCCAGGTGGCCTCCCGCACCGATTCCCGTACCATCTTAGACGCCAACGGAGCCGAAAGCCTTTTGGGCCGGGGCGACATGCTGTATATGCCGCCGGGCAAGGCTGAGCCTGAGCGCCTGCACGGGGCCTTCATCTCCACCAAAGAAACCAACCAGATCGTGGATTTCGTCAAGTCATGGTACGGAGTAGCCGAAGGCCAGGCCGACAACAAAGAATCTTCCGCCGTTCCGGAACAGGAAAACGGCTATTCCATGGAGGTCGATCTGCCGCCGGAGGAGGGAGCGAGCCAGGACGGTCAGGACGAGCTGTTTGCCGAGGCCAGATCATTAGTGATCAGGCATCAGCAGGGCTCGGTGTCGCTGTTGCAGCGCCGTTTAAAGATCGGCTATTCCCGGGCGGCCCGGCTGATAGACCAGCTGGAGGCGGCTGAAGTGGTGGGCTCGTTCGACGGAAGCAAGGCCCGCCAGGTTTTAATTAAAAACGAGGAGGACAGTGAATGA
- the lolA gene encoding outer membrane lipoprotein chaperone LolA — protein MSKAIKLAIGLGLACSALAFAQNCDSLLEQVRAKYQKINDLKSRVVQTVCSAASGTCTRYEGGLELKRPNKLRMDISKPDKQQIICDGSAIWLHLINDKQVLKSDLKSSPQFLVWLNPLDKLLSGRAKDGCRNDGEYLFFMEPDELKDIIKAIKIVVDIKSLLITGMEAVDVNGNSAEYSFSKIKINPGLKDKRFEFIIPKNAEINENQ, from the coding sequence ATGAGCAAAGCCATTAAACTGGCCATCGGCTTGGGCCTGGCCTGCAGCGCCCTGGCCTTTGCCCAAAACTGCGACTCGCTGCTGGAACAGGTCCGGGCAAAATACCAGAAGATTAACGACCTCAAGTCCCGGGTGGTCCAGACCGTCTGCAGCGCGGCCTCGGGGACCTGCACCCGCTACGAAGGCGGATTGGAGCTGAAGCGGCCCAATAAACTGCGAATGGACATCTCCAAGCCGGATAAGCAGCAGATCATCTGCGACGGCAGCGCCATCTGGCTTCATCTGATCAATGACAAGCAGGTGCTGAAGTCCGATCTTAAAAGCTCTCCCCAGTTTTTGGTTTGGCTCAATCCGCTGGACAAGCTCCTTTCGGGCCGGGCCAAGGACGGCTGCCGCAACGACGGCGAGTACTTGTTTTTCATGGAACCGGACGAGTTGAAGGACATCATCAAAGCCATAAAAATAGTGGTGGACATAAAAAGCCTTTTGATAACGGGAATGGAAGCGGTGGATGTCAACGGCAACAGCGCCGAATACAGCTTCAGCAAGATCAAGATCAATCCCGGGCTTAAGGATAAACGCTTTGAATTTATAATACCCAAAAATGCGGAGATAAATGAAAACCAATGA
- a CDS encoding YajQ family cyclic di-GMP-binding protein, translating to MSQSSFDIISKIDLQEMKNAVQMAQKEIIGRFDFKGTNCQIEILDDKLVISALDEFKRKSMLDIIFNKMVKRGLSIKSLEQKEPQPAAKNYLRQELAFRQGIPLEKAKEMVKRIKASGVRVQAQIQDQQVRVTGKDKDDLQQVIALFRQDDLGLALQFTNYRTT from the coding sequence ATGAGCCAGAGTTCATTCGACATAATTTCCAAGATCGATCTTCAGGAAATGAAGAATGCGGTGCAGATGGCCCAGAAAGAGATCATCGGGCGTTTTGATTTCAAGGGCACCAACTGCCAGATAGAGATCCTGGATGACAAATTGGTGATCTCGGCCTTGGACGAGTTCAAGCGCAAAAGCATGCTGGATATCATATTCAACAAAATGGTCAAGCGCGGCCTTTCGATTAAATCGCTGGAACAGAAGGAACCCCAGCCGGCTGCTAAAAATTATCTGCGCCAGGAATTGGCGTTCAGGCAGGGGATCCCCCTGGAGAAGGCCAAGGAGATGGTAAAGCGGATCAAGGCCTCAGGCGTCAGGGTCCAGGCCCAGATCCAGGACCAGCAGGTGCGGGTGACCGGCAAGGACAAGGACGATCTGCAGCAGGTGATCGCCCTTTTCCGCCAGGATGATCTTGGTCTGGCGTTGCAGTTCACCAATTACCGGACTACCTAG